The nucleotide window CCTCATTAGACACAAGAGGGCCAAGTGAGGCCTCCACAGGAAGCAGAGACAATAATGTAAATAACCACCTGAAAGGAGTGGAGAAAAAGTTAATTTCACATTCAACATGAGGTAGTAATCAAAAATATGTTGACATGTAGATGTGGCAGAACAACACTTAAAACACTTCATGAATTAAATGCTACTCTGGTGTTTTTGACCTGTCCTAAAGAGAACAGTGACATCATAATCCTTAGTTTTAAAGCATCTCTAAAGTCAATTGTAGCCTGCCACAGTGTCCTAACTGTTTTTGGGAACTTCTGAAAAGGGCAGCATTAgtttcttataaaaaaaaaatggataaaaaaaactagCAAACAAGGATCATAATAATCCAATGATAATTTGTGTAACAAAACTAACCATATGACCTCCAATAACTTACCAGGCACACCAGCGCAACAACAAAGGTCAGCTTGAGATTTTTCATACACATGGCTCGGGTCAGATTACGACTTGTGGTCTTAAATGTGACGGACTAAATACAAAAACAGAGAGGTTTTCATCATGTTACTTGAAAAACCAGGCCAGCTCTCCAAGAAACAGTAAGGGCCATTTACTCACAGAATCGACcagattttctgttttgtcaATCAACAACTCCAGTTTCTCCCCTCTCTGAGCAACCAAATCTGCAAAACAAATATGGAGATTGGTAAAggggacaacaacaaaaaaacagcccaaaaatctttttgttttaatcagTCCAAGAATTCTGTATTCTGTATTGAACCACCTATGTTGCGGACCATGATGCCTTTCAGGTCATCTACTTGCATCTGTGTTTCAGTAAGGCGGTCTGATCCTCGTGGATCTGACTGATGTTTCTGCAGAAGAAAAGGCATAACTAAATGAGATCCCATATTATGTTTTCCACATTCACAAATAGAGGGAGTAACACCTCTTGTCCCCGAAAACATGTATTCAGtgacatgaaaaataaattaaaatactgCGAGGGCTGTTCTCTAATTTACCATCTGGGCAGCCAGTGTCGACGAGAACTCGCTGTTCATAGCGTATGGCAGGGCTGTTTGCGCTCGTGACCCATATGTGGTCTGGAAGCGCCTCTTGATCTCACTAAGGAAGCTGAATGCACGTGACCTTTCAAAGtcctttcaaatgtaaaaaaatggatatgaataaatatatacagacacaagaggccatttattttaaagaaatgcaACTCTCCCACCGACCagcacatttttccattttataacTATTTGGGAAATCAAAATTTTATTCAGTGTAAGTGTTTAATTGTAAAGTGCTTGAGATGAGAAGCACGTTAAACAATGAAATACTGTATTAAAGGATAATGTTAACCAATACTTACATCATCGGTGATGGACAGGTATATGATTCTGTCATGGCAGATGTAATGAAAGAGATAActgaaagacaaaaatgttaaaGAATATTAATACTCTACCACAGACCCGGTTCACAGGAAATTAAGACAAAGCTGAAAATGACAGTAGCTGATTATACAAAATAGCCATGTATAGCTTATCGACTCATACAACCCTGATTCCAATGAAGTCGAGaccttatgttaaaaaaaacagaccaaaaAAAGATGCTGAATTTCAAATCTTCGTCAACCTAGTGTACTATattctttgtctttttcatttatttcatagtctcatctcattttctgaaccgctttatcctcattagggtcgcgggggtgctggagcctatcccagctgactccaggccagaagcgcgggacaccctgaatcggtggccagccaattgcagggcacaaggagaaggacaaccatgcacacacacccatacctaggggcaatt belongs to Stigmatopora argus isolate UIUO_Sarg chromosome 9, RoL_Sarg_1.0, whole genome shotgun sequence and includes:
- the LOC144082360 gene encoding vesicle-associated membrane protein 7-like, with translation MAILFAVVARGTTILAKHAWCGGNFLEVTEQILAKIPSENNKLTYSHGSYLFHYICHDRIIYLSITDDDFERSRAFSFLSEIKRRFQTTYGSRAQTALPYAMNSEFSSTLAAQMKHQSDPRGSDRLTETQMQVDDLKGIMVRNIDLVAQRGEKLELLIDKTENLVDSSVTFKTTSRNLTRAMCMKNLKLTFVVALVCLVVIYIIVSASCGGLTWPSCV